In Streptomyces sp. ML-6, the genomic stretch GGCCCTGGTCGGCGAGAGCGGCTGCGGCAAGTCCGTGCTGGCCTCCGCACTGCTGGGACTGCTCCCCGGCAACGCCCGGACCTCGGGATCGGCGCTGCTCGGCGACGGCACCGACCTCATCGCCGCCGACGAACGGACCCTCGCCCGCACGGTACGGGGCCGCCGCATCGGCCTCGTACCGCAGAGCCCCGCCGCCCACCTCACCCCGGTCCGCACCGTGCGCGCCCAGATCGAGGAGACCCTGCGCGAACTGACCGGCACCCGCGGGCCCGGCCTGCGCCCGGCCGCCGAACGGGCCGCCGCCCGTGCCTCGTTCCCGGCCGGGCACCTCGACCGGTATCCGCACGAACTCTCCGGCGGCCTCGCCCAGCGGGCCGCGACCGCGCTCGCCCTGATCGGCGACGCGCCCCTGCTCCTCGCCGACGAACCCACCACCGGCCTCGACCGCGACCTCGTCGAGCGGACCGTCGACGAACTGCGCCGACACATCGACGGCGGCCGGGCGCTTCTGCTCATCACCCACGACCTCGCCGCGGCCGAGCGGATCGCCGACCGGGTCGCCGTGATGTACGCGGGCCGCATCGTCGAACTCGCCGACGCCGCCCGGTTCTTCGGCGGGCCGGGACCGCGCCACCCGTACGCGCGCGGCCTCCTGGACGCCCTGCCGGAGCGTGCCTTCGAACCGATCCCCGGCATGCCGCCGGAGCTCGGGGCGCTTCCCGAGGGGTGCGCGTTCGCGGCCCGCTGCGGGCGTGCCGACGACCGGTGTGCCGTACTGCCCCCGTTCGACGGCGCTCTGGCCTGCCACCACGGTGTGCGGGCGGACGAGAAGGAGCCGGACCGTGCTTGAACTCACCCGTGTCACCGCCGGATACGCCCCCCGCGACCCCGTCGTCCGCGAGGCGTCGCTGAGCATCGCGGCGGGGGAGTCGGTCGGACTGCTGGGCCCGAGCGGCTGCGGCAAGTCCACCCTGGCGAGGGTCGCCGCACTGCTGCACCGCCCCTACGCGGGCACGGTCGTGCTCGACGGCGAACCGGTACGCGGCTGGCGGCACGCCGCCCCGCGTGCGCAGCGCACCGCCGTCGGCGTCGTCTTCCAGCAGCCCCGGCTCGCCGCCGACCCCCGGCTCACCCTGCGCGAGATCATCGCCCAGCCGCTGCGGGCCACCGGCCGTCGCGCGCAGGTGCCGGACCGGGTGGCCGAACTGGCACCCGCCGTCGGTCTCACGGCCGAACTGCTCGGCCGCCGCCCGCACGAGGTGAGCGACGGGCAGTTGCAGCGCGCCTGCCTGGCGAGGGCGCTGGTGCTGCGGCCGCGCTGGCTGATCTGCGACGAGATGACCGCGATGCTCGACGCGTCGACGACCGCCGCGCTGGTGTCGGTCGTCGAGTCCTACCGGAAGGAGTCCGGGGCCGGACTGCTGGCCGTCGGCCACGACCGGATGCTGCTGGAACGCTGGTGCGACCGTACGGTCGGCTGGCGGGAGTGCTTCGGGCCGGGCGCACCGCAGGAGTCCGTGGGCCCCACCGGGTGACTCCGCGCCCCGCACCGGGGGGCCGGGCCCGGAGACCGCGTCGATCGGCGACGGCAGAGGGGCGGCGCCAGAGGAGCGGCGCCAGACAGGCCGCGCCGGGCGGGCCGCGCCAAGACGGGCTGCGGTCGTCGGGCGGGCCCTTTCCCCGCGGCCGCACGGAACAAACCGCCCCCACCCGTCGCCACGACCTGCCGCGACGGCCGACGCGTCCGCCTCCGGGCCGTTCCCGACACGCCGGGAGCGGCGCGGGAGGCGGCCCGGACGGAGCCGCCGGCCGCCGGGGTCGACCGCCTCAACACCGATGATCCGACCGGCCCGGAGCGTTTCCTGCGCACCCGCGACCGGAACGGTCGGACCAGGGCTGCCTGCTTTGGCGGCACACCGGACGCACCGCCCCGGACGTGACGGTCAGTCAACACCCGGATGGCGGACACGCCGGTGGTCCGGAGGGCTCCTCCGCTGCGCCACACTGGCGGCCGAATGCCGCATTCCGGCGCGGCGGAGGAGGTTGGCCATGGCCATTTCGATCTCACTGGTGCTGCTACTGCTGATCCTCGCGGTGATCTTTCTCCGCAACGGCG encodes the following:
- a CDS encoding ABC transporter ATP-binding protein — translated: MRGGRHIAAVDDARFDLAAGECLALVGESGCGKSVLASALLGLLPGNARTSGSALLGDGTDLIAADERTLARTVRGRRIGLVPQSPAAHLTPVRTVRAQIEETLRELTGTRGPGLRPAAERAAARASFPAGHLDRYPHELSGGLAQRAATALALIGDAPLLLADEPTTGLDRDLVERTVDELRRHIDGGRALLLITHDLAAAERIADRVAVMYAGRIVELADAARFFGGPGPRHPYARGLLDALPERAFEPIPGMPPELGALPEGCAFAARCGRADDRCAVLPPFDGALACHHGVRADEKEPDRA
- a CDS encoding ATP-binding cassette domain-containing protein; translation: MLELTRVTAGYAPRDPVVREASLSIAAGESVGLLGPSGCGKSTLARVAALLHRPYAGTVVLDGEPVRGWRHAAPRAQRTAVGVVFQQPRLAADPRLTLREIIAQPLRATGRRAQVPDRVAELAPAVGLTAELLGRRPHEVSDGQLQRACLARALVLRPRWLICDEMTAMLDASTTAALVSVVESYRKESGAGLLAVGHDRMLLERWCDRTVGWRECFGPGAPQESVGPTG